One stretch of Rhinolophus ferrumequinum isolate MPI-CBG mRhiFer1 chromosome 5, mRhiFer1_v1.p, whole genome shotgun sequence DNA includes these proteins:
- the JCAD gene encoding LOW QUALITY PROTEIN: junctional cadherin 5-associated protein (The sequence of the model RefSeq protein was modified relative to this genomic sequence to represent the inferred CDS: inserted 1 base in 1 codon), producing the protein MYSVEDLLISHGYKLSRDLPAPHEDHSEGRQPVRTRARAGLLNGCEDGPAAFPPSKSSLGTGHGNDSENDRRALRGPGEPQRTSAARTSEAGFYHQPMLAWSSQPQSGHNHAYWRRGQEVSGLLGPRDREDLEVSGMAQAHSLPVYAREGPWEVGGRTENVTKKAVWEEELRMEGPAKWQNVSLESWNQPKKLGRQMSDGDREKLFQDLYPFMRGEHVLNSQSKGKSRSLPRVLSPESLSCMEIPLSDGRLPGVPKMPFYPSNGAPNLESTRNPEKGGSSVPFSRPKFGRLLKPPAYDSHQHPRGGVENSGYLDSQQTDLSIVCLTKAHDPRQELCLPDSGLEPPVYVPPPSYRSPPQHIPNPYLEDLEPRPVCGDRHHPAEEATGSCPLPSGSLGSGSEYGAGPRSPRSFPQQPRPTTAYDGSVLYIPFDDPRIRHIKLAQPQGFCEEIKMDEKLYSSGSVCAPEPAHGYMYHDGAVLHPQSMMPPSGSEKGPVLASPSPLWPWGQLPRDGENRGFPDQRDHCVTRGQWPEVSSSQHGQAESQVSSPHPQGESTCETRTQLKKFETGIQTKKSSKKKMNETIFCLVSIPVKSESHLPDTDTNNNDLKQSADTKPGADKGAALQEQRLLSMSSTDLELQALTGSMAGRTEFQKQGLGDPGEGKQTDDLRFIHPVKHRELKSSGSWPGHHYRDQQTQTTFSEESKSLQPLLDETSGRSPNAVLTSPXLDPAASEAQMPMALAASDQNQRPNAHHLKGQLSLTPSSYSAFSRTSSSVNQAPVPKAGQSQVCVDGPGQGGSPVPRGEVVKGATTGPCNSQQLFGQFLLKPVSRRPWDLISQLESFNKELQEEEESSHSSTRSEDSETEWQLQDPADSTANNMGCSDASRERRTEEPPRRPVQEELVLRSGRVQSKSESWSEEQKPAIHHLGARPQSPGPPQAEDSRGEALLSAHGSWITEKRNQEIKKRIKELAVSPGPVKRMTSSRSGDTKPVSDPAELREPQQRQELPSVSSSMELSKSGTPVKAGGGQDRDTVVRLSLASKSRGLSAPDLRSVGLTLAQEQSANKLDGSSGDASAIEIPPNESLQARAVRILGIDVAVESLLPGTRRKGQNHHPEPDGSARRPASPREEPVSNPTRPDNPTVCTDAFYGRRKCGWTESPLFVGERDSARRAPWTSERSGVDGAIPSKAPNPDPPARAPESTPFIHKDVETKPPFRSTLFHFIERTPSVAGSQKLRSTSKVIESLQEKLASPPRRADADRLMRMKEVSSVSRMRLLSSRSADSMEEGKGAKAERGPGVPPGGLVSLTTEDLACQEENGLSVSKGALSWEENRHLAAGREKRTVDQDFWCPDSYDPSRVERV; encoded by the exons GTTTTATCATCAACCCATGCTAGCGTGGTCCTCTCAGCCCCAGAGCGGTCACAATCACGCCTATTGGAGAAGAGGACAGGAGGTCAGTGGCCTGCTGGGTCCAAGGGACCGAGAAGACCTGGAGGTCAGCGGAATGGCCCAAGCCCACAGTCTGCCAGTCTACGCAAGGGAGGGTCCATGGGAAGTTGGAGGAAGGACAGAGAATGTGACGAAGAAGGCAGTTTGGGAAGAAGAGCTAAGAATGGAGGGTCCTGCCAAGTGGCAGAATGTGAGCCTGGAAAGCTGGAACCAGCCAAAGAAATTAGGGAGACAGATGTCTGACGGTGACAGGGAAAAATTGTTTCAAGATTTGTACCCATTCATGCGAGGAGAACATGTGCTGAATTCCCAAAGCAAAGGGAAATCCCGGTCGTTGCCTAGAGTTCTCTCTCCCGAGAGTCTGAGTTGCATGGAAATTCCGTTAAGTGATGGGCGTTTACCAGGTGTCCCTAAAATGCCATTTTACCCTTCAAATGGTGCCCCCAATCTGGAATCCACAAGAAACCCTGAGAAGGGTGGCTCCTCGGTCCCTTTTTCCCGGCCAAAGTTTGGGAGACTTCTCAAGCCTCCCGCCTATGATTCCCACCAACATCCCAGGGGAGGAGTGGAAAACAGCGGCTACCTGGACAGCCAGCAGACAGACCTGAGCATCGTTTGCTTGACCAAAGCGCACGACCCCAGGCAGGAGCTCTGCCTGCCTGACTCGGGCTTGGAGCCTCCAGTGTACGTGCCTCCGCCATCGTACAGGTCGCCACCCCAGCACATCCCGAACCCCTACTTGGAGGATTTGGAGCCCAGGCCTGTGTGTGGTGATCGTCATCATCCAGCGGAAGAGGCCACGGGCAGCTGTCCGCTTCCTTCTGGCTCCCTGGGGAGTGGGAGTGAGTATGGTGCCGGCCCACGCTCTCCCCGAAGTTTCCCTCAACAGCCCCGTCCCACCACTGCTTACGACGGCTCCGTTCTGTATATTCCCTTTGACGACCCACGGATACGACATATTAAACTGGCCCAACCCCAGGGTTtctgtgaagaaataaagatggatGAGAAATTGTACAGCTCTGGTTCGGTCTGTGCCCCAGAGCCAGCTCATGGATACATGTACCATGACGGTGCCGTTTTGCACCCACAGAGCATGATGCCCCCATCAGGGAGTGAGAAAGGCCCCGTCCTTGCCAGTCCCAGCCCCCTGTGGCCATGGGGCCAGCTCCCCAGGGATGGAGAAAATCGTGGCTTTCCTGACCAAAGAGACCACTGTGTTACGAGAGGACAGTGGCCTGAGGTGAGCAGCAGCCAGCATGGACAAGCAGAAAGCCAagtctcctccccacacccccagggcGAGAGTACCTGCGAAACCCGAACCCAGCTCAAAAAGTTTGAAACTGGGATTCAGACcaagaaaagttcaaagaaaaaaatgaacgaGACAATATTTTGCTTGGTTTCCATCCCAGTTAAGTCAGAATCGCATCTGCCAGATACAGATACCAACAACAATGACTTAAAGCAGAGCGCGGATACAAAGCCTGGGGCTGATAAGGGTGCCGCTCTCCAGGAGCAGAGGCTGCTGAGCATGTCTTCCACCGACCTGGAACTGCAAGCCCTCACAGGAAGCATGGCTGGGAGAACAGAGTTCCAAAAACAAGGTCTGGGGGACCCAGGAGAAGGGAAACAAACAGATGACCTCAGATTCATTCACCCTGTGAAACACAGAGAACTCAAGTCCTCTGGCTCGTGGCCAGGGCACCACTACAGAGATCAGCAAACACAGACCACTTTCAGCGAGGAATCCAAAAGCCTGCAGCCCCTCCTTGATGAAACGTCGGGACGGTCACCTAATGCGGTGCTGACTTCAC TTCTAGATCCTGCTGCCTCAGAAGCTCAGATGCCTATGGCGTTAGCTGCCAGTGACCAAAACCAGAGGCCAAATGCTCATCACCTCAAAGGTCAACTGTCCCTCACCCCTTCCAGCTACAGTGCTTTTTCAAGGACTTCCTCTTCCGTGAACCAGGCCCCTGTGCCAAAGGCGGGCCAGAGTCAGGTGTGTGTGGATGGCCCCGGACAGGGAGGCAGCCCCGTGCCTAGGGGCGAGGTGGTGAAGGGGGCGACCACAGGCCCCTGCAACAGTCAACAGCTGTTTggtcagtttcttttaaaaccagTTAGCCGACGTCCCTGGGATTTGATAAGTCAGTTAGAAAGTTTTAACAAGGAGcttcaggaagaggaagagagcagtCATAGCAGCACTCGCAGTGAGGACAGTGAGACAGAATGGCAGCTGCAAGACCCTGCTGACTCCACAGCCAATAATATGGGCTGCAGTGATGCCAGCCGTGAAAGGAGAACGGAGGAACCGCCAAGGCGGCCGGTGCAGGAGGAGCTCGTGTTGAGGTCGGGAAGAGTTCAGAGTAAGTCTGAGAGTTGGAGTGAGGAGCAGAAGCCTGCCATCCACCACCTGGGTGCCCGTCCTCAATCCCCGGGCCCTCCACAGGCAGAAGACAGCAGAGGTGAAGCGTTGCTGTCAGCACATGGAAGCTGGATTACAGAGAAGAGAAACCAGGAGatcaagaaaagaataaaggagcTCGCGGTCAGCCCAGGTCCTGTGAAAAGAATGACGTCTTCTAGGTCAGGTGACACAAAACCAGTGTCTGATCCAGCTGAACTGAGGGAGCCCCAGCAAAGGCAGGAACTCCCCAGTGTTTCAAGTTCTATGGAGCTGAGCAAATCAGGAACCCCTGTGAAGGCCGGTGGTGGGCAGGACAGGGACACGGTGGTCCGTCTCTCTCTTGCCAGCAAATCCCGGGGACTCTCGGCACCCGACTTGAGGTCTGTGGGGCTGACCCTGGCACAAGAGCAGAGTGCCAATAAGTTAGATGGGTCTTCAGGTGACGCGAGTGCAATAGAAATCCCCCCAAACGAGTCCCTTCAAGCGAGGGCTGTGAGGATCCTGGGCATCGATGTGGCCGTGGAGTCCTTGCTGCCAGGCACCAGGAGAAAAGGACAGAACCATCACCCCGAGCCTGACGGCAGTGCCCGCAGGCCGGCGTCCCCCAGGGAGGAGCCAGTATCCAATCCAACACGGCCAGATAACCCCACAGTGTGCACTGATGCCTTTTATGGCAGGAGAAAGTGTGGCTGGACTGAAAGCCCTCTCTTTGTAGGGGAAAGGGACAGTGCCCGACGGGCTCCCTGGACTTCTGAGCGCTCAGGTGTGGACGGAGCCATCCCCAGCAAGGCCCCCAACCCCGATCCTCCCGCTAGGGCCCCGGAGTCCACGCCTTTCATTCACAAGGATGTGGAGACAAAACCACCCTTCAGGTCCACTCTGTTCCATTTTATAGAAAGGACTCCAAGTGTGGCAGGCTCACAGAAGCTGAGAAGCACTTCCAAAGTGATTGAAAGTTTACAAGAGAAACTGGCTTCCCCGCCTAGGAGAGCTGACGCTGACCGCTTGATGAGAATGAAAGAGGTGAGCTCTGTGTCTCGGATGAGGCTCCTGAGCTCTCGGAGCGCCGACTCCATGGAGGAAGGCAAGGGAGCCAAGGCTGAGAGGGGGCCTGGGGTGCCACCCGGAGGCCTGGTGTCTCTGACCACTGAGGACCTGGCCTGTCAGGAGGAAAATGGGCTCTCTGTCTCCAAGGGCGCCCTCTCATGGGAAGAAAACAGGCACCTGGCAGCAGGCAGGGAGAAGAGGACCGTGGATCAGGACTTCTGGTGCCCAG ATTCCTATGACCCTAGCAGAGTGGAGAGGGTGTGA